Below is a window of Dromiciops gliroides isolate mDroGli1 chromosome 5, mDroGli1.pri, whole genome shotgun sequence DNA.
AGTCCTGTTGGAAGGGGGAGATGGTAAAGCACGAGGCAGGATAACTTCCCAGCTCCCAATCCCCCATACACTGCAGGCTCTGGCTATGAAACTAGGTCATGTTTACAGTCACTccacctcctttccctttctccctccctcttttcaccactcttttgctttctctcctctgctcCAAGCCCCTCCCTTTTGTAGGGTTGGCAGTTAAGGGTTTATTCCTCTAGAGAGGGGTAAAAAACCCTTCTTTCCATCCTGCCCCACTTTGCCCTAAGAACTCTCTCAAATCTCTTAGAAAGCCTCACCTGCCCAATTGTCTATATTCCTAAATCCTTTCTAGGTCACGAACCCAAGGCTACCCACTTCTCTCTACTCCACCCTGAGAAAGATCAAGGGGAAGAGGGAATAACCTCCCTCCCAGTTTCTCTCTTCCATGGATAGCCTCTGAATATTCTACAGgctaagatttttctttttttaaaaaaccacctcTGATTTCTAATTGCAATGTCATTCCCTCACCACCCAACCCAAGACATGGAAACTTGGGGGAACGACAGGATTGTGATTGCTCTGACCTCACACTTGTAACATTTCATGTGAAAGTTTTTGTCAAGAGCTACCACTCGGACAGTCTCATCTCGGCCAGGTTCAGGCATGATGGGTTCAGCACAAACAGAGCAGCGTGGGGCGTACTGCCTGTGAAGggtaaagagagggagagaaatgggggTCAGTGTCAGGTGGGCTCTGGGGGAGGGAGATCCTGCTGAAGGGTATGTTATCTGGAGAGTTCAGAGGAGCAGAAAAGATGGAGGTCAACTGAGGCAGTACAAAAGCAAGGTCATCCAGTAAGCAAAATCTCCCATTtataggcatctaggtggcgcagtgaatagatcATCCTGGAAttggaagacccaggttcaaatccagcctcagagactagctctgagaccatgggcaagttacttaactttttcctcagtttcttcatctgtaaaatgggaatatcataatagcacctacctcccaaatgaggatcaaatgaaataatcacatttactgagtgcttggcacaaagtgctatataaatgtgagctaacGTTATTACTTTCTCCCCACACAGATTCACATGAGAGTTGCTTCCCTCTCACCACAATCCTCCCAGCCAGGCAATATTCACTTTTAACTCCTCCCCTAAGAGCTAGATCGGCCTGGTTATTGTTGCTTTAACTCTAACTGTACTCCTCCACCCCTAGCCTGAGCTGGGAGCTGCACAGGTTTCTGGTCCAAAACTGAAACTCAAGGTCATTTCCTTAGAACATTGTTACAAACTAGAAGTATGTGAGTGAAAGAGGCTTTTGTGGGCTGGCCTGGGAATATAACCactatatatataattcattgtTTCTGCAGAAAAATGTACTCAAGTCCCAAACAAATGTTCTGAAAAGGAGCTCTTGGAACACAAACTTTGCATCTATTGGGAActtgcacagaaaaaaaaaaaaagaccttcgtATACATGCGAAAGGAATATAATACACAGATCCCAAAGAAGAttcagaaaaaggaggagaagccAATATATTCAAATGCACTGTAAAACATGACACAGTTGGATAGTGCAGTGCAGATAGTgggccaggcctgaagtcagtaagactcatcttcccaagttcagaTCAGGCTTTAGACACTATCTGTgtgccccctgggcaagtcactaaacccggtttgcctcagtttccttggctataaaataagctggagaaggaaatggcaaactgctccagaatctttgccaagcaaatcccaaatggggtcacatagtccgacatgactgaaaaacaactgaacaacacaaatTATAAGCCAGACAAAGGCAGGTTAAGTGGCCCACTCCTGATGTGAGAAAAGCTGTGGAGACAGTCATGGCTCACCGGTGATAGTCAGGGACGCAGTGGGGCCGGTTGGCCTGGTCCACAATGAAGGAGGTCCCTTCCAGAGGGCAGGCACAGACCACGCAGGTGAAGCATTGGGGATGGAAGGCCTGGCCTGTGGCCCTCAGCATCCGCTCAGTGATGGGCTGGCCACACGTGCTACACTTCTCCAAGGTGTTCTGGGTTTGTGtagaacaaggaaggaaggaaggaaggagaggagcctTTCTTTAATTGCCAGGTCCTCTACAAAGGGCTTTATGAGTAGTATTTGATTTGAACAAGGAGGTTCAAAAGGGTGTGcccccccccctacccccccccacagGACACAACCACCCTCCTCCTGTCTCCCCAAACTGTTTCCTAGGTTTCCCCCGCCCCCGTGGCTTCCTCACCTCATAGCACTGCTCACAGTAAGGTGCCCCTTCGAGGCTATAGAACTGCTGCCCCTGCAGCTGCCGCTCACACTGGTGGCATGTGAAACATGTGACATGGAATAGACGCCCGAGTGCCCGGACTGCAGGCTGGGAACGTACCAGGGCCTGGTGGCACTGACCACAATACTctggggggaagaaggaggggaagacTTGGACAATGGAATTGGAAGGAAGGACGTGGGGGAGGAGCCAAAAGGTACCAGTCACAACAATCAGGAGAAAGGCTAGCTGAAGGGAAGGAACATGGTGGAATGACCCAGATTTCCTTCCTGTTTAGGACCttatgggagtggggtggggaacaaGTCTCACCATTGGTGGGGAGCTTGTTGCTGGATGGCTGTTCCATATCCCTCATTAGCTGTTGGGTCAACTCTTCCAGCTCTTCCACTTCTCGaagagtcagaggtcctggggcCCCAGGAGGGCGTACCTAGAACCCCAACatttttggttttcctctttgcAAATTCTTTTATCATGGCCTTCGTGTTACTCttccccaactgtctcaccatcTGCCCCTCTACCCCTTGCCAAGAGGTTTTGTCCTAATTACTAAAGCCCCTACCTCCCCATACCCCACCGCACTCCACATCTACCCAGGAGGAAAGAAGACAGGTTACCATCACCCATACTTACTCCAGACCTTATGGCGCAGACACATTTGAATCCCTTTTCCCCAAGTCTTCCAAATATGTAAAGTATCACAGACAAGCAAGGAGTAGGACTTGAGCAGATATAGGCCACACACATTGCTCAGATCACTATTAGCACTAGACATACACACCACAGACACACCAGGGCCAGAGGTGATGGAGTTATAGAGGTGGAAGGCacctcagaaatcatttagtATAGCTGCaacattttacagtcaaggaaactgaggtccagaagtcACCGAGTGGCACAGCTGAGGCTGAACCTGAATTTTCTAGTGCCCAGactagggctctttccattagACCTCATGTAAGAGGGCAGAAATGAACAAAATTCTCCACTGAGACGAATCTAAGgcaatttaaaaatcaagtgTGTGCTAATCAGTACAAACCCTATACTTTTAGATGGATTTTATAAATACTTAAGTGAAAACTCTCATAGGTTCAGCCAACTATGGTAACACCTAATGACTGGGGTAGTAACAAGGGAAGATGCTTAATGACTCGcaggagtgaaaaaaaaaatttacaaccCAAACACAGAAGCCTTAcagaatacataaatacatacacccCTACAACACATGCAGAGCCCCCATCTCCAAAGAACATACACACCAGAGGCACACCTACCCGTCCCAACTGCTACTGAGCAGCCCTGCCAGCATAGAAATATAACGTAAGGCAGGAAGAGCAGGTTAAACTCAAGATGCTGCCTATGGGGCCCCATAACCATCCCACTTCTGAATTCTCACACTGGGGATCTATCTCAGGGCCCTATGTTGGAATGAGAACTTCTGGAATCCACAAACTGGGCCCAAAGTATtgggaggatgaggagggagggtgtTATAGATGGACAATTCTATGTGGATACAATGATCCAGTTTAGCCTGCCCCCAAAAAACTCCACCAGGAAAACCCCAGCACACTTGTCTGCTGGACACTACTGGAGAAAAGAATGCTGACTTTGCTACAAATTCATGATCTCTCACTTCACTTGGACTCAACTGCTGCCCAGCAGTTGTTATTCAGCTCTCACTCACTCTCTATTGCATTCCCCACAGCAGCTGTTTTAAACCTTTCTCCATTCTTCAAGCCCCCAATCTCCATTccattccaccaccaccccctcacTCCTAACAGATGACTTCATCCCCTCCTTTATGAAGAGAGCTCGAGTTCCCTCATATTCATCTCTATCTCCAACCATCTCTGAAGCCACACTACTTTTaacaccaattttttaaaaaattattcatcctctcctccttccctcctatctCAAAGGAAGAAGTACACCTCTTCTCCACAGCTTAGGCATCCATCTTTGGTCTTAAAACCATCCACTATTGCCTCCTCATTACATCAAGACCAACCCcactcttaattttacagatgagaaatttgtAGCCCAGAAAGTTTAAGatacttgcttaaggtcatatgGGCAGAGTGAATTTGAACCCACAACCTGACTACACACCCAGCAGTTTTTCCAGTTAACTCCCTTCTAATCTCTATTTCCACTTTCCTTTTGCCCAGCAATATCTTTTCAAGTTTCCCCTgctttaaatacaaaaataactttctttccacctggctgccccaagatATCCTCTTCAAATTCActgctttccatttcttccatcaTCTGATCATTTCTTCAATTCTTATCATTTGCCCCCATAACTCTACTGAAACAGCAGTCAGAGGTCACAGATAACCTAATGACCAGATCTCCTGGCCTTTCCTCAGATTCCATCCTCCTGTTGACCCCCCTGGCAACACCGTGGACAAGCCCTATTTCTTGAAGTTCTCTCCTCTGGCTTCCATGACATTACGAAATTGTGGCTTCTCCTACCCCTTGCACCATGACTTTACTAAttccacttcctccttccccccttcaaTGTGGCTCTTCCTCAGATTGTTCTCATTCTATTTCAATGTCATTTTTAACCTCCAAGTGGACAACTCTACGTAGATGTCCTCCTAACAAAACTAAAACAGAATTCTTCCACTTTCCCCAAAACCAGATCTTTCTTCTGATTTACTCATGTCTGTCAACAATGCCTTCATTCTTGTAATCACCTAAGTTGAAAACCTTGAAGTCATCCCTCTCACTCCTCCCATATCTAGTCACCATTCTCTGACAATTCTTCTCATTTTTCACCTCCATCCTCCCCTTTTTTCCCATCTACAACTGTAGGTAACTCAATCCAGGACTGACAACAGTTTCCTAACaagtctttcccctcttcccccgcAATCTATCTTATAAATGTCTTCCAGACcaatcttcctaaaatattttgcacatatCAAAAACCTTCCCATTACCTATAGAAAAATATTGGAAAGGTCGAACATCTAATCATTTCCCTACCAACTGCTCCAAACTTATCTTCCACTACCCCGCCCCCCCAGGCTAATAACTCTCCACTCTAGCTAAACTCAAACCCAACCTATTCCCATAATATGTCACATTTTTATCACCACACTTTTTCTCTCGCTATCCACTCTGCCCCATATTCCCACTCCCAAGAGCCCAGGATGCCCTCACTTTCCTTTCAACTTAAGTACCACCCTTCTTCCAAGTTCCAGGTCTGGTTCTACTtctttcatgaagtctttcccaaATGCCTCAACCCTAGGGAATCTCTCTCCATTCTGGgtttatttttcataatatttgGCACAGAACAGAATGTAGTATGAGCTAAGTATTTTTATGCATCTATCCTATTCTCTCCAACTAGATAGATGGAGAGCCTCTCCAAGATAGCCCATGTCACTACTTCTTAACACTTTCTAGCACCTGGTACATTACTCTaacatagtagctacttaataaatgtggatgAAATTACTAACAATGCTTTTGCTAGAAAGCTCCCAAGCCTAAGGCCAACCCCAACAAAGTGAGTAACGACTATTCAGGAAACAATGTGGACAGCTGATAAGGGAAAGTCAGTACATCAGACTCCCTTATGCTCCCATTATTAAAGGGGATGAACTCAAAGAGGGTGAAGTGGAAAAGTATCTCAATGTTGACCCAGGGAGCTAGTCTTGAGTCCAGGCCCACCTTAAAGTAACTTAGATGGGAGGCTGCTCTCCAGAAAagtaccccctccccctccccccaaaacctaACCATTCAGCCCTTCTCTAAATGTAGTGCTTTTACTTACCCACTCCCAGCCCTGCCCCACCCAAATACCCTGATCCTTCCAGGTCCCTCCTCTGGGGGTGctgtttcccttcttccctttgggTGCCCCACTACTCCAAACAGAGGAAATTTACCCACTCGTATTTCAATTTGGGGTTCCAGAAAGCCCTGATTTTATACTTAGCCCCTCCTCTTCCTACTACTTTTCAGACCCATCTCGTTTCCCCATACCTGGTCCTGAGCAGGGGGGGGGACTGGACGTTGCTTCTCCTGAACGCGGGGCTTCTCTCTCTGTTGAGCATAGGTGAAGCTGGGAGGCTGAGGCTGTTGAGGTTGAGATCCTGTACCAGTGGGGGGTGAAGGACCACCCTTCTTATGAGGGGGACCCCCAGGTGCTGGAGGGCTAAACTTAGAGGTTACAGGAGTGAATTTGGGGGCCACAGCATTAAActttggggtaggagttggggctGGGGTTGAGgctgaggctgggggtggggctggggctacagatggagctggagctggagctgggGGGCCTCGAGGCTGAGTGCTTGAGGTCTTAACCACTGATACAGAGTGGGACTGAGAAGGGCCAGCAGGAGCCAACCAAGGAGGAAGAGGTGCTGTGCTTGAAGCTGCAGCAGGAATACTTGGCTTGGGAgggaattggggggcagctgggggaGGCGCAGATCCAGATGAAACCTGCGGGGTAGGGGAAGTAGGGGGGAAATTGGGTTAGAGAAAGGTATTGTCtattatatcacacacacacccccgaCGTGTAGGTTCACTTTATGACTCTACAAAGCCataacccacacacacacacacacacacacacacacacacacacacacacacacactcctgacCTCTCCCCCTGCCACTTTCCCTACTCTAACCCTCACCCTGGGCTTGAAGGGATCATTCCGGGTCATGTCATCCAACAGGGAGGACAGAGAATCCATCTCCAGGTCAATGCTGCTCACCTTTCCTCTAGGCTGAAAAGTAAAGAGTTTGAGGACCCAGCCAGACATCTTTATGCACCCTCCATTGAGTTTAGGAACTTCCCTTCGCCATGAATAGCCTAGTCTATATAGCCTGAAGGCCTCTATTGAAGTTTCATATTCAGCTCCCTTCCCCTATGGAATATCTCCCTGCCCATCACCGGAGGAAGCCAAGTACAAACAGTCGGCCTTCTTAGCCCTTCAGCCCTTTTATGGAACATCGATTTCACGCCAGTGTTCCTTTCCCTTCACTCACCTGATGGGGTGGTGCTGGAGGTTCGACCCCCACTTCTTCTTCCAGAggaggtggaggggaagggaatgtcTCTTCTTCTGGAGCAGGGGGGAATGGTTCctcaaatgggggagggggtggtgggaaGGGCCCTCCCAGAGAAGCCTCTCCATCATCCCCAGGTAGCAATGGAGGTGGTGGTAGGGGAAAATCTAGAGGTAGGGGAAAAGGTCCCGTTAACCAGGCCTTCCTCGTGTTCTTTTCCTATAGCCCAAACTCCCCAGGACTGTCTCTCTCTAGGAGGGCCTAGAAAGAATGAGGTAAGACCCAAGGTTGATTACTTGGCATCCTGTACAAGCCTCTGAAGTCTTGAGCATTCCAGTAAACTGTAAAGAGCTCTCTTTACATTAAGAAGGTGTGTTTTGCGTCAGGAAGTCCTACTGAGGAGGGGAACTCACTCCACCTTTCAGTTTAAGAAGTAAACTCAAGAGGAGTCATGCCCCACACACATCCACCCACCCCCAGGCAAGGAATTTGAAACGGACCCAGGAGTCCTGGCTCTGGGCCACGGGATCCAAGATGAGGTAAGAACATCTGCTCAGGACTGAGTGGCTCCGCCTGTCCCAATAGCCCCTCCAACCCCCAACCACTATCCAAACAAGGGTTCGAACCCCTGCCCCCCTTGGCTTCCAGACATCCCTCAAAAATTCTTACCTtccgggggagggggaggaatttcTCCCACCTTGCCCATCTGCGCCCTCTGGGCCCCGGGCCCTGGAGGGGTTTCCGCAGCCCCGGCCCGGAAAGGGTTCACTTTGGGTTTGGGGGCCACGACCGGGGCAAACTTCTTCTGAGGAGCATAGAAGGCGGGCGCCGAGACGGAGACGGAGATCacgggtggggggcgggggggccgCCATGTGGAGGCCGGGCTAGAGGAAGGGCCACAGTTACACGGAGCCCAAGAGGGTAAGGCtcaatggatggatgaatggatggctCAGCCTGCAGGGTCCGGTACCCCCAGCCCCTGGACAGGGAAAGGTCcgcagcccccacccccaccttacaTTTTCGGCAGTTGCCTGCCTACCCGCCCCCCTCCCCTTACCCTTTTCTTACCGCGGAGCTCTGCCCGTCTACTCGGCCAGTCCGAATACTCGTCAGTGCCGCGTTTAAGTCCAGCTGTGACTCCGTGCGTTCCGGTGTCCCGAGCTGCTTCTAgctaggggggggggggggggaggggggcggggagagagagagacagggagaccatACAAGGAGCGGCCCAGAGAGGGGGCGGGGAGAGCTCGAGGGAAGAGGCGGGGAGAACTGGGGAGACGGGGTGGCTTGGCAGGGAGTGGGGGATGGAAGGGCAGGAAACTCCCCCAGGAAGGGGCCCAGAGCACGCCCAGGGCCGGAGAAAGCAGAGATAGGTCCTCCCACCCTGGCAAACCTCCCCGCCGGCTACAGAGTCAGAAACGGACCTGCCCTCCCAAAACACGCTCAGCTGATGTCATTTCCTGACCTTCCCAACACCACACCACCCCCCCACAGcgtccccctcctccttcccagacACACAGCTGCCAGAGATCTGACTCACAGTCCCAgccccccccatcccacccccatactcacctcccacccccattcgGGTTTGTGCAGGCTTTGGTCTGGTTGGGGGCGGGAATAGATATAGCCCTTGCCCCGACTTGGTCTCCAAGTCCAAACCAGCTGTTCCTACCAGCTGTTCTTTTAGCCTCCCCAGCCTTGTCCCTTGGTACCTTGACCTCCTCTTCCACCCAACTCCCCAAGAATTCCCGCCCACCTCCAGCTCTAAGACTAGACTACAGGGAGAAGGGACGTAGACCTGCGCCTAAGCGCTAAACAGacctcttcccaccctcccccacgCCCTCCAccaacacatacatgcatacacttGAGGGGGGGAGAGTAATGAAATGAGGAAAGACTGTTAAATCACGCGACCTTTATTTCCCTAGGAGTCCAGGAGAGGTTCCTACCTCTCAGCTCAGTTCAAAATAGGTCATTTGGTAGCTTCCCTCAAAGGGCTCCAAAAGCCCTCTGGGCTAATGAATTGAAGACTCAGAATTGCTGGAAGCATGCACTGGGCTGGCCCAGAACTCAGTGGAGTGTAGGTGGGTGTGGCCTTTTCAGTTACTGAAGgtttggggggagagaaaggtaGAAGCGTttttcaacctctctctctctctctctctctctctctctctctctctctcacacacacacacacacacacacacacacacacacacacgcacgcacgcacgcacgcgcgcGCGAAGCTAGAACCAATTCAGTTTGGATGGATCTCTttccacacccccccaaaaaaaaaccctaactagcatcatagattgagaactataaatggaagggaccttagatctagtccaacccctcttCTTAAAGAGGAAGAGTCTTTAGGCCATAAAGATAGTAAGTgccttgtctagggtcatacaccCAGTAAGTAAGTGGTACCTGGAGACTTGCAGTCCTGTAGGCATCTTTGGTCTTTATCCCTCATCACCAAATGCTGtagttttttcttttgaaaggtACCAAGTCAAGTCAATTGGCATTTAttcagcatttactatgtgccaagtactatgctaagcaatagGGATGCAAATACAGTGCACGAAAAATCAGTTTCTGCCTTTAAGCATTTCTCCTTCTAAGTTCCTTCTAAGTCCCTTATatactcccttattttacatgcCCACTACCTACCATATCAATTCAATAAACAAGTCCAATTTACCAAAtgtaattattaagcacctactatatgcaacgTATAGTCTTAGACACTGGATCTCAAAGATGAAAACCACACAAACACTAACTTCAAGTTGCTTATAAACTACTGAGGCTATGCACTGTACAaggattatataataataatgtagcACCTCATTATCCCACTCACAATTGGGTCTCCTTTATTGGCTATCCCAAGTTCAAGGCACTCTAAGTGCATATCCACCCAAATCATAGTTCATTAGCCCCTACTAATGTGTTAATTTTTGTAAGTCAGTGAGTAGACACCATTAGATCAatgcaaaggcatttaatgaattagCTTCATAAGAAAAGTAGTAATAGAAGAATTCCTCCACAAAACTGAAGAGCACTCTTCTACAAACACACACCATTATTGAAAAAGGTGAAGTACACCTAGGAAACATGCATGGAGGGGCACATATATAGGGAACACTTATTCCCAGGGTTTATACAGGGATGGGCAACTCATACCTTTGATACCCAAGGGTTGCTGATGTCTTGTGGAGAAGTCATCATGCTGCTCCAACTAGGAAAACTCCCTGCTGATCTCGTTGATCTCCACAGTTCCAGCCAAACATGGATCCACCAGATACAAGGTTGTATATAGCTTTTTTCTACTCCTAAGAGGAATGGGCTCTCCACCATAACTCTTTTATCTTAGAGTTCAGAGGCTTCAAATCTTTTAGAATTATAGAACCTccatattccaagaaaaaaacaaaactccaaattGCTTCCCTTCCCATTGATTAGTTTGGTAGTTCTCAGAGCCATAGTCTGGATAGACTTTTCCTCTTCTTAAGCAGAGATTTTCCTTTGGGGCAAAGCTCTTTTGTATTGCAAAGTAGTTAGTCAGCTAATTTGTGCCCAAATTTCACAATCACCAAAAGCTGGGTCTCAGTTCCAAACTTCTATctaatttagaatcagaaaacccTTATAATATCTGTTCAAATTTCAAGTGCCAAAGATCACCACTTCAGAAATACTTTAGGGGCTTCTCTCTCAGCAAAAGCTTCTTgcttttcctgacctcaagaTTCTTTTTGATcccatatataaatgaatgaaaccGGGGTAAGGGCAAAGAAATAGCCCACTCCTTCACTGCCTTCCTttcaaagttctctatatatttatttcatatgtatatatgtatgtgtatgtatgtgtgtgtgtgtgtgtgtgtatatatatatatatacacacacacacacacacagctaggtggtgcagtagatagagcactagccctggagtcaggaggatatgagttcaaatccaacctcagatagttggcacttactagctgtgtgactcagtgtaagtcacttaaccctgattgcctcagacatccagggccatctccagtcgtcctaatatatatcctgccactggacccagatggctctggaggacacagtggggctggtgactgcacagcccagtgaaacttaaatccaattcagtgcaagtcatgacatttgtcatggaacaaaggacaagcaacaacaacaatataaaagaTATTCATGTAAAAGATGTGTGCGTACATACATAAAGGATATTCAAGCTGGTCACCAACATAATCTTAGTTTCAAGGATTCAGGTTTCCTTCCTAAATTTGATTGACTCAATTAGATCTTTGATAAGAATGAAACCAAGGACTTCAGTTTAGGGTGTTGACTCCTTTGCATGGACTACGCCTTCAATTGAAGGGAGACTGataaggttgatttttttttttttaattaaggagaGGCCAAGGACTTTAGACCAGGGTTGTGCATGTTCATGTCtgactatgaccccatttgaggttttcttggcaaagatactggagtggtttgccatttccttctccagctcattttacagatgaagaactgagacaaacagggttaagtggcttgcccagggtcacgcagctagtcagtgtctgaggccagatttgaacttgggaagatgagccttcctgatttcagacccagcactttaGCTGCTGTGCTACCCAGATGCCCCTTTTAGACTAGGATCCTaacataatattattttttaagatttaCTGGCAGGAGAGACTTTTAATGGATATACTTCCACAAATGTATCAATGGGAGATATAAGGAAGCATTTTGTTCAactaaatcaaatgctttttcataattAGCAAATAATGAGTACAATGGAATCTTAATATTTTCTAATCTTTCAGTCAGTTTGAAATAGTAAAGGTGTGGTTTATAGTTGaagattgtttttaaaagtcagttCCTTGATTACTGCCATTAAGAATGCTCTCAATATAAATgattctcaaaaaaaatttatataagtGGGAGAGTAGGTGTTTAGGTGATTAGTTTCTGATGGTCTCTTGGTTGCTTTTTTCAGTATTAATAAAGTCCAAACTTTTCCCCCCACATTTTTAGTATCTTTTTTAGATGCAAATTGGTCCACCAATGGCACCACAGTTGTGCAATATCCAACAAGAGCTCTTCTATAATCCAtctgcttttcccatctttgaTCTTCTCAAGCACTATTTTGAGCtgataatagaaatagaaaaagcaGGAATACTGGGTAATATGACCAGCAAAATAGAGGACTAAATACTTTCTCCAATTCTCATAAACCTCTCCAAAAGAGGAactaaatgtaagagataaggtgTTTTCAGCTGTTTGCATTGTCTAAGATACTGATAACTC
It encodes the following:
- the ZYX gene encoding zyxin isoform X1 — protein: MGKVGEIPPPPPEDFPLPPPPLLPGDDGEASLGGPFPPPPPPFEEPFPPAPEEETFPSPPPPLEEEVGVEPPAPPHQPRGKVSSIDLEMDSLSSLLDDMTRNDPFKPRVSSGSAPPPAAPQFPPKPSIPAAASSTAPLPPWLAPAGPSQSHSVSVVKTSSTQPRGPPAPAPAPSVAPAPPPASASTPAPTPTPKFNAVAPKFTPVTSKFSPPAPGGPPHKKGGPSPPTGTGSQPQQPQPPSFTYAQQREKPRVQEKQRPVPPPAQDQVRPPGAPGPLTLREVEELEELTQQLMRDMEQPSSNKLPTNEYCGQCHQALVRSQPAVRALGRLFHVTCFTCHQCERQLQGQQFYSLEGAPYCEQCYENTLEKCSTCGQPITERMLRATGQAFHPQCFTCVVCACPLEGTSFIVDQANRPHCVPDYHRQYAPRCSVCAEPIMPEPGRDETVRVVALDKNFHMKCYKCEDCGKPLSIEADENGCFPLDGHVLCRHCHTARART
- the ZYX gene encoding zyxin isoform X2 yields the protein MGKVGEIPPPPPEEEETFPSPPPPLEEEVGVEPPAPPHQPRGKVSSIDLEMDSLSSLLDDMTRNDPFKPRVSSGSAPPPAAPQFPPKPSIPAAASSTAPLPPWLAPAGPSQSHSVSVVKTSSTQPRGPPAPAPAPSVAPAPPPASASTPAPTPTPKFNAVAPKFTPVTSKFSPPAPGGPPHKKGGPSPPTGTGSQPQQPQPPSFTYAQQREKPRVQEKQRPVPPPAQDQVRPPGAPGPLTLREVEELEELTQQLMRDMEQPSSNKLPTNEYCGQCHQALVRSQPAVRALGRLFHVTCFTCHQCERQLQGQQFYSLEGAPYCEQCYENTLEKCSTCGQPITERMLRATGQAFHPQCFTCVVCACPLEGTSFIVDQANRPHCVPDYHRQYAPRCSVCAEPIMPEPGRDETVRVVALDKNFHMKCYKCEDCGKPLSIEADENGCFPLDGHVLCRHCHTARART